One stretch of Anabrus simplex isolate iqAnaSimp1 chromosome 3, ASM4041472v1, whole genome shotgun sequence DNA includes these proteins:
- the brat gene encoding brain tumor protein: MASPTPSLDSSPGANSLGSLIDQTEPRSLSPLGDSPVTVSGSSPAASITSCSNSSCGNGPNSKCVSCHETFANLKILSCFHAYCQHCLEKIRDHPDRVTCCVCQEECNITTQGTIIIPDTHKNGLDGLSSSSENSTHSSTPYCTGCKSRETGAVARCFDCKNFLCPNCMMAHQFMHCFEGHRVLSLGELQQNGGSKEDLKNGLSQIASNGGDRPVCCLRHKSETMKYFCRTCNIPICKECTLLEHPSGLHDYEYIADAGPKQLDLMTQTMQESKAKATDLRNTLKNLEHTSSRLQVQYHKAQNEINDTFQFYRSMIEERKQELLKELESVFSAKQLSLNVLGQKAQEVVEKIYSTCEFVDRIAKRATMTEALMLKKVLDSKFQGFMNYNPDLSLQQGVDLEFVSNYQAIQVGVRNTFGYVRSSSELPVGPSKQPPIARPINGTVPHVNGNSGSMNGAAMHTSMNGGSMNGASLNGSTLNGVMERPYSNGLMSSSSTSSSPFESNIISKRFSSANSLGPFSTTISDLNLNGMNPYEKWSNGGSDSIFQNGGSDHYSLSSSVPADPMLDLTSKLMSTAIFPPKSQIKRQKMIYHCKFGEFGVMEGQFTEPSGVAVNAQNDIIVADTNNHRIQIFDKEGRFKFQFGECGKRDGQLLYPNRVAVVRTSGDIIVTERSPTHQIQIYNQYGQFVRKFGANILQHPRGVTVDNKGRIVVVECKVMRVIIFDQSGNVLMKFGCSKHLEFPNGVVVNDKQEIFISDNRAHCVKVFNYEGMYLRQIGGEGITNYPIGVGINSAGEILIADNHNNFNLTIFTQDGQLVSALESKVKHAQCFDVALMDDGSVVLASKDYRLYIYRYVQVPPIGL; this comes from the coding sequence ATGGCTTCACCGACCCCATCACTTGATTCATCACCTGGAGCTAATTCACTTGGATCACTGATAGACCAGACTGAACCTCGATCTTTGTCACCTCTTGGAGATTCTCCTGTTACTGTAAGCGGATCTTCCCCTGCAGCCTCGATTACAAGTTGTTCAAACAGCAGCTGCGGCAACGGACCTAATTCGAAGTGTGTGTCGTGTCATGAAACTTTCGCCAACCTTAAAATACTGTCTTGCTTTCATGCCTATTGCCAGCATTGTTTGGAAAAAATCAGGGATCATCCAGACAGAGTAACGTGTTGTGTGTGTCAGGAAGAGTGTAATATTACTACCCAAGGAACCATTATCATACCTGATACTCACAAAAACGGTTTAGACGGACTTTCTTCATCTTCAGAAAATAGTACCCACTCATCTACTCCGTATTGTACTGGGTGTAAAAGTCGGGAGACGGGTGCTGTAGCTCGTTGTTTTGATTGCAAAAATTTTCTCTGCCCGAACTGCATGATGGCACATCAGTTCATGCATTGTTTTGAAGGTCACCGTGTTTTATCACTGGGGGAACTCCAGCAGAATGGTGGCAGCAAGGAGGATCTGAAGAATGGGTTATCCCAGATTGCAAGCAATGGAGGTGACAGACCAGTGTGTTGTCTGCGGCATAAAAGTGAGACAATGAAGTATTTTTGTCGTACATGTAATATTCCTATTTGCAAGGAGTGCACTCTACTAGAGCACCCTAGTGGTCTTCACGATTATGAGTATATAGCTGATGCAGGGCCTAAGCAACTGGATTTGATGACACAAACTATGCAAGAGAGCAAAGCAAAAGCTACAGATCTCCGTAATACACTGAAGAACTTGGAGCACACGTCAAGCCGTCTTCAAGTCCAGTACCATAAGGCACAAAATGAGATAAATGACACATTTCAGTTTTATCGATCGATGATTGAAGAACGTAAACAAGAACTGCTCAAAGAACTGGAAAGTGTATTTTCAGCCAAGCAGCTATCACTAAATGTGTTGGGCCAAAAAGCACAAGAAGTGGTTGAAAAGATTTACAGTACGTGCGAATTTGTTGATAGAATTGCCAAGCGTGCAACAATGACCGAGGCTTTAATGCTGAAGAAAGTCTTGGATTCAAAGTTCCAGGGGTTTATGAATTACAATCCAGATTTGAGCCTGCAGCAAGGAGTGGACTTGGAGTTTGTCTCAAATTACCAGGCCATACAAGTAGGTGTGCGAAATACATTTGGATATGTGCGTTCCAGTTCAGAATTACCTGTTGGCCCCAGCAAACAACCCCCTATTGCTCGACCAATTAATGGTACTGTCCCTCACGTAAATGGAAATTCTGGAAGCATGAATGGAGCTGCAATGCATACTTCCATGAATGGTGGAAGTATGAATGGTGCAAGTTTAAATGGGAGTACCTTGAATGGTGTCATGGAGAGGCCTTACTCAAATGGGCTCATGTCTTCTTCTAGTACATCTAGTTCCCCATTTGAATCTAATATCATTTCAAAGAGATTTAGCAGTGCAAACAGCTTAGGTCCTTTCTCCACAACAATTAGTGACTTAAACTTAAATGGCATGAATCCTTATGAGAAGTGGTCAAATGGTGGTTCCGACAGTATCTTCCAGAATGGAGGTAGTGATCATTATTCTCTGTCTTCTTCTGTTCCTGCTGATCCCATGCTCGACCTCACATCAAAACTAATGTCAACTGCGATATTCCCACCAAAATCCCAGATTAAGCGGCAAAAGATGATCTACCATTGCAAATTTGGGGAATTTGGAGTTATGGAAGGCCAATTCACTGAACCTAGTGGAGTAGCAGTCAATGCACAGAACGATATAATTGTTGCAGATACAAACAACCATCGAATTCAGATCTTTGACAAGGAAGGGCGTTTTAAATTCCAGTTTGGAGAATGTGGAAAGCGTGACGGGCAGCTGTTGTATCCAAATCGTGTCGCTGTAGTTCGTACTTCAGGTGACATCATTGTGACTGAAAGGTCTCCTACGCATCAAATTCAAATTTATAACCAATATGGGCAGTTTGTTCGCAAGTTTGGTGCGAATATTCTCCAGCATCCACGTGGTGTAACTGTTGACAACAAAGGCCGTATAGTAGTTGTGGAATGCAAAGTGATGAGAGTAATAATCTTTGATCAATCTGGCAATGTTCTTATGAAGTTTGGTTGCTCAAAGCATCTGGAATTTCCAAATGGTGTTGTTGTAAATGATAAGCAAGAGATTTTTATCAGTGACAATCGGGCCCATTGTGTTAAAGTATTTAACTACGAAGGCATGTACCTTCGACAGATTGGTGGGGAAGGAATCACCAACTATCCAATAGGTGTTGGTATCAACTCTGCTGGTGAGATTTTAATTGCAGACAATCACAACAATTTTAACTTGACTATTTTTACCCAGGATGGCCAGCTTGTTTCTGCTCTGGAATCAAAGGTAAAGCATGCGCAGTGTTTCGACGTGGCACTCATGGATGATGGTTCTGTAGTCCTGGCAAGCAAAGATTACAGATTGTACATTTATCGTTACGTCCAGGTCCCACCGATTGGGTTGTAA